Proteins encoded by one window of Ancylothrix sp. D3o:
- a CDS encoding PleD family two-component system response regulator, whose amino-acid sequence MYQSLQDSGSSANPYPETASLILIVDDDPFIRLQLRLYLQKEKYQVAEASDGVTALEAYEELHPDLILLDAVMPTMDGFACCKKLSAIPESERPPILMITSLEDQKSVDQAFEAGAADYITKPIHWAVLRQRMRRLIQQFHLQKQQTLLYNQLEAANQQLKYLALIDGLTHVANRRQFDEQLEQEWRRMIRQQTPLSLILCDIDFFKLYNDTYGHQAGDVCLQQVAAALNRSINRSGDLVARYGGEEFVVILADTELEGAIHIVKKIQANIQALEIIHETCPNHYITLSFGISTVIPSQGTLPETLIAAADQALYQAKALGRNTFCTKVHSINKLNG is encoded by the coding sequence ATGTATCAATCCTTACAAGACTCAGGAAGTTCGGCTAACCCATATCCAGAAACGGCCTCTCTAATTCTCATTGTGGATGATGATCCCTTTATCCGCCTACAACTGCGGCTATATTTACAGAAAGAAAAATACCAGGTGGCAGAAGCGAGTGATGGGGTGACAGCCCTAGAAGCATACGAAGAACTACATCCAGACCTTATCCTATTAGATGCAGTCATGCCCACGATGGATGGTTTTGCTTGTTGTAAAAAACTCTCCGCCATTCCTGAGAGTGAGCGCCCACCTATTTTGATGATTACAAGCTTAGAAGACCAAAAATCTGTCGATCAAGCTTTTGAAGCCGGTGCAGCAGATTATATTACTAAACCAATTCACTGGGCTGTTCTGCGACAGAGAATGCGGCGGTTGATTCAGCAATTCCACTTGCAAAAGCAACAAACCCTACTTTACAACCAACTAGAGGCCGCTAATCAACAATTAAAATACCTCGCATTAATTGACGGTTTAACTCACGTTGCGAACCGCCGTCAGTTTGACGAACAGCTAGAGCAGGAGTGGCGACGCATGATCAGGCAGCAAACTCCTTTGTCATTGATTTTGTGTGATATTGACTTCTTCAAACTTTACAACGATACTTATGGACACCAAGCAGGGGATGTATGCTTACAGCAAGTTGCAGCCGCTCTAAACCGCAGCATTAATCGATCTGGGGATTTAGTAGCGCGTTATGGAGGTGAAGAATTTGTAGTGATTTTAGCTGACACAGAGTTAGAGGGAGCCATCCACATCGTCAAAAAAATACAGGCTAACATCCAAGCTTTAGAAATAATCCATGAGACTTGTCCGAATCATTACATTACCCTCAGTTTCGGTATTAGCACGGTGATTCCTAGCCAAGGAACTTTGCCAGAAACTTTAATTGCTGCGGCAGATCAAGCGCTCTATCAGGCAAAAGCTCTAGGTCGAAATACTTTCTGTACAAAGGTTCATTCAATTAATAAATTAAACGGTTGA
- a CDS encoding DEAD/DEAH box helicase: MEKTNLYQLRDYQILWINQVINSWKQGNRAVLAQLPTGAGKTICFVSIASRFLKAGEGVLVIAHRLELIEQAVNKLSHILQTEIGIIKYKVKPKPHCRVQVASIQTISHKKDLPQNIGLVIIDEAHHATTSSYRRVIDAYPSAKILGVTATPKRLDGQGFKDLFDDLVAGVSAAELISRGYLSSFKLFATDKSIDTTGITKGKVDFLSTELALAVNSQISLEEILNIWKNYAGGEQTVIFAASVEHSRSIAQIFRRNHIKCEHLDSDTPPDERASIVEKYRDGKIQILTNYQIISEGFDVEGIGCVICVRPTISEILWLQMLGRALRPLITRQPAILIDLTDNWKRLGLPDEKRKWSLEPLEVNQSDREWGLIKCTHCTHIFRPLNDELKPQYSELTNDGTLLYHHLAICPSCGQEVEFQTSEHNNPHYRDRVKIKTSIHPEIQEIDLTTSTARKREIYNMIITKNLKKAKASEIYKAIYMTFIEKISEFTLGDWRAIVAFVEPEERWITRKAYELYVEGLNRHKNRLAALAFREKKRQNELLQKVPQQNKKIPQIAETKKTTPPEKPGIPLIQNKYAKQWELSLQYLANESQETANFLEHNGGLFAVEKTITQALNITIEVWKSDEIKCLKLLHQEDFNRIFSTGFNQTAKVMFRLKWD; the protein is encoded by the coding sequence ATGGAAAAAACAAACCTTTATCAACTTCGGGATTACCAAATACTCTGGATAAACCAAGTAATTAATTCTTGGAAACAAGGAAATCGCGCAGTTTTGGCTCAATTACCCACCGGTGCCGGCAAAACAATTTGTTTTGTATCCATTGCATCGCGCTTCTTAAAAGCAGGCGAAGGAGTATTAGTCATCGCTCATAGATTAGAACTCATTGAGCAAGCAGTCAATAAACTTTCTCATATACTCCAAACCGAAATAGGAATCATTAAATACAAAGTAAAACCTAAACCACACTGTCGCGTCCAAGTAGCAAGCATTCAAACAATATCTCATAAAAAAGACCTCCCACAAAATATAGGACTCGTCATCATAGACGAAGCACATCATGCCACAACCTCATCCTATCGCCGAGTTATTGATGCTTATCCCTCCGCCAAAATCTTAGGAGTCACAGCCACACCCAAGCGCTTAGATGGACAAGGCTTTAAAGACTTATTTGATGATTTAGTTGCCGGAGTAAGTGCCGCCGAACTAATTTCCAGAGGTTATTTATCATCCTTCAAATTATTTGCGACTGATAAATCAATAGACACCACAGGAATAACAAAAGGAAAAGTTGATTTCCTTTCCACAGAATTAGCCTTAGCCGTAAACAGTCAAATAAGCTTAGAAGAAATATTAAATATCTGGAAAAACTATGCAGGTGGAGAGCAAACCGTCATCTTCGCCGCCAGCGTAGAACATTCTCGCAGCATAGCCCAAATATTCCGCCGAAATCATATAAAATGCGAACACCTAGATAGCGACACCCCCCCAGATGAACGAGCATCAATTGTAGAAAAATATCGAGATGGAAAAATCCAAATTCTAACCAACTATCAAATTATATCCGAAGGCTTTGATGTCGAAGGCATAGGCTGCGTAATCTGCGTTAGACCCACAATTTCAGAAATATTATGGTTGCAAATGTTAGGCAGAGCGTTAAGACCCTTAATAACAAGACAACCAGCAATTTTAATCGACTTAACCGATAACTGGAAGCGCCTAGGTTTACCCGATGAAAAACGTAAATGGAGCTTAGAACCCCTAGAAGTAAATCAATCAGACAGAGAATGGGGCCTTATTAAATGCACCCATTGTACCCATATCTTCCGACCCCTCAATGATGAATTAAAACCCCAATATTCCGAACTCACAAATGACGGGACACTCCTTTACCATCATCTAGCAATTTGTCCTAGTTGTGGCCAAGAAGTAGAATTTCAAACCTCCGAACACAACAACCCTCACTACCGAGATCGCGTTAAAATCAAAACCAGCATTCATCCCGAAATCCAAGAAATTGATTTAACCACATCAACAGCCAGGAAACGCGAAATATATAACATGATTATCACCAAAAACTTGAAAAAAGCCAAAGCATCCGAAATTTATAAAGCCATTTACATGACATTTATCGAAAAAATCTCAGAATTTACTTTAGGAGATTGGAGAGCAATTGTCGCCTTCGTAGAACCCGAAGAAAGATGGATAACAAGAAAAGCCTACGAACTATATGTAGAAGGCTTAAATCGGCATAAAAATCGACTTGCCGCTCTCGCCTTTAGAGAAAAAAAACGCCAGAATGAACTATTACAAAAAGTACCCCAGCAGAACAAGAAAATACCACAAATAGCCGAAACCAAAAAAACTACTCCCCCTGAGAAACCTGGCATTCCTTTGATTCAAAACAAATACGCCAAACAGTGGGAATTATCCCTTCAGTACCTAGCCAATGAATCTCAAGAAACCGCTAACTTTCTCGAACACAATGGCGGACTGTTTGCAGTAGAAAAAACTATCACCCAAGCATTAAATATTACTATTGAAGTTTGGAAGAGCGACGAAATAAAATGTTTAAAACTTCTCCACCAAGAAGACTTTAACCGAATATTCAGCACCGGATTTAACCAGACAGCCAAAGTAATGTTCCGCTTGAAATGGGATTAA
- a CDS encoding cytochrome P450, translating to MLAAGRDLEVYANPEDFLRKRGLENDKETISLPMINFGSVSHRCLKEDLSMREKTMILALLLRHFDWELVNGRSSLQDLQQNLLIYPSDRMPVSFQKRN from the coding sequence ATGCTTGCAGCAGGAAGAGATTTAGAAGTTTATGCTAATCCAGAGGACTTTCTGCGGAAACGTGGGTTAGAGAATGATAAAGAAACAATTTCACTGCCAATGATAAACTTTGGGTCAGTGTCCCATCGTTGCTTAAAAGAGGATTTATCAATGCGTGAAAAAACGATGATCTTAGCATTATTGCTACGCCACTTTGATTGGGAATTAGTTAACGGTCGTTCTTCTTTACAAGACTTGCAGCAGAACCTCTTAATTTATCCCTCAGATCGAATGCCGGTGAGTTTTCAAAAGAGGAACTGA
- a CDS encoding glutathione S-transferase family protein: MLIVHHLNVSQSERVIWLLEELKLPYQLRLYQRDQTTQFAPAELRSIHPLGSAPVIEDGDVVMAESGAIVEYVLARYGNGRLTVPVASPQYPHYLYWFHYANASLMNQIAINWIATMAAGTSNNSGLLSVLHERLERHLQMVENHLLQATYFAGEEFTAADIMMHFPFGTMKAFYNVGLDNRPNIKRWLATLSTRPGYQQAMKAAGHDQDPALEWDTTRRAL; the protein is encoded by the coding sequence ATGCTAATTGTCCATCATCTCAATGTTTCCCAGTCCGAACGAGTCATCTGGTTACTAGAGGAATTAAAGTTACCCTACCAACTGCGTCTGTACCAGCGAGATCAAACTACGCAGTTTGCACCGGCTGAACTACGCTCTATTCATCCGCTTGGCAGTGCGCCGGTGATAGAAGATGGTGATGTGGTGATGGCTGAATCTGGTGCAATCGTTGAGTATGTGCTCGCTCGTTATGGAAATGGCCGGCTTACAGTACCCGTTGCCTCCCCGCAGTATCCTCATTACCTGTATTGGTTCCATTATGCCAACGCCAGCTTGATGAACCAGATCGCTATAAATTGGATCGCAACAATGGCCGCCGGGACTTCTAACAACTCTGGGCTGCTTTCGGTTCTACACGAACGTCTGGAACGCCACTTGCAAATGGTAGAAAATCACCTGTTGCAAGCCACCTACTTTGCCGGAGAGGAATTTACGGCTGCTGATATTATGATGCACTTCCCTTTCGGGACGATGAAGGCGTTCTATAATGTTGGCCTCGACAACCGGCCAAATATTAAAAGATGGTTAGCTACCCTTAGCACTCGCCCTGGCTACCAACAGGC